The following are from one region of the Etheostoma spectabile isolate EspeVRDwgs_2016 chromosome 2, UIUC_Espe_1.0, whole genome shotgun sequence genome:
- the LOC116706428 gene encoding early growth response protein 1-B, which produces MLNNMDLNAKDSFYPQFENCNSSSLGMENSVRKDNQEVYVDAERGVPAQFGHEGTPATLKTEASNSEFAFNPCECPKDNYTPSSLAYSGSFYVEASQGAPCSTETLLNMITEIVGISTLPLSEVQHSDNSRGTYPSPAPMDSSSGNFGDPGIKRQSYTCSGPTPTVYSPDQTCPRYADDQAGGQAQDPSTSQLSFGSSRASNQKKDEPKSEAASFPVVVKNEFESSCYEWGTFNKSGCLETSFQIETFPMSSDFPPDQQMDVKELLDTFPPLCPNPEMEFKVEGGIKQEPCFSDTCSQSFSSPLYNNYLPPPPMGLSSNLKPFPEPPQPSNQCDSLYTSPALPSTIDSILYSSLLPDSFAQSYTTRATKPPRARKSPAASHGPAKEKPFTCPMESCDRRFSRSDELNRHIRIHTGHKPFQCRICLRSFSRSDHLTTHTRTHTGEKPFSCDVCGKRFARSDERKRHGRVHLKQKEKMEIKPQVTTGAWTFTLPEGI; this is translated from the exons ATGTTGAACAATATGGATTTGAATGCGAAAGATTCTTTTTACCCTCAGTTTGAGAATTGCAACAGTTCTTCCCTGGGAATGGAAAACAGCGTGCGGAAAGATAACCAGGAGGTGTATGTCGATGCAGAGCGGGGGGTACCTGCCCAGTTTGGCCATG AAGGAACCCCTGCAACCCTCAAAACCGAAGCCTCCAACTCGGAATTTGCTTTTAACCCCTGCGAGTGTCCAAAAGACAACTACACCCCCTCATCGCTCGCCTACTCTGGCAGTTTCTATGTTGAGGCATCTCAGGGAGCGCCGTGCAGCACCGAAACACTTCTCAATATGATCACTGAGATTGTGGGTATATCCACACTGCCACTTTCAGAAGTGCAACACAGCGACAACAGTCGAGGAACTTATCCATCGCCTGCTCCGATGGACAGCAGCAGTGGCAATTTTGGAGACCCCGGCATCAAGAGGCAATCCTACACCTGCTCCGGACCTACCCCCACTGTTTACTCTCCAGATCAGACGTGCCCGAGGTATGCTGATGATCAGGCCGGCGGGCAGGCCCAAGACCCGTCCACTTCCCAGCTGAGCTTCGGCTCCTCCCGAGCTTCAAACCAGAAAAAGGATGAACCAAAGTCAGAGGCCGCTTCTTTTCCTGTCGTGGTCAAGAATGAATTTGAAAGCAGCTGCTACGAGTGGGGAACTTTTAACAAATCTGGCTGTTTGGAGACGAGTTTCCAGATAGAAACCTTCCCAATGTCAAGCGATTTCCCCCCTGACCAGCAGATGGACGTTAAGGAACTCTTAGACACATTTCCCCCACTGTGTCCCAACCCAGAGATGGAGTTTAAAGTGGAGGGGGGTATCAAACAGGAACCGTGTTTCTCTGACACCTGTTCCCAGAGCTTCTCCAGCCCCCTGTACAATAATTACCTCCCACCACCTCCGATGGGCCTCTCCTCCAACCTGAAACCCTTCCCCGAACCTCCACAGCCATCTAATCAGTGCGATTCCTTATACACATCACCAGCTTTACCGAGCACCATAGACTCCATCCTGTACTCTTCCTTGTTGCCAGATTCTTTCGCCCAGAGTTACACCACCCGTGCGACGAAACCCCCCAGGGCCAGGAAGAGCCCCGCTGCCTCTCATGGCCCAGCCAAAGAGAAACCTTTCACCTGCCCCATGGAGAGCTGCGACCGGCGCTTCTCCCGATCGGATGAGCTCAACCGGCACATCCGCATCCACACGGGCCACAAACCTTTCCAGTGCCGCATCTGTTTGCGCAGTTTCAGCCGTAGCGATCACCTTACCACCCACACCAggactcacacaggagagaagccgtTTTCCTGCGACGTCTGCGGCAAACGGTTCGCCCGGAGCGACGAGAGAAAACGGCACGGACGTGTACACCTGAAACAGAAggagaaaatggaaataaagcCACAGGTGACCACCGGTGCGTGGACTTTCACTCTTCCCGAGGGAATTTGA